A part of Streptomyces sp. NBC_01235 genomic DNA contains:
- a CDS encoding response regulator transcription factor: protein MNEGTTLRVVVVDDHTVMRAGVVALLAGEDGIEIVGEAGDGRAALDLVERHDPDVALVDLRMPVLDGVTTTTEIVARHPRTRVLILTTYDTDADIERGVEAGAIGYLLKDTTREQLVDAIRAAARGETVLAPRVAEKLVARMRRPVQEGLTARETDVLGAVADGLTNAEIGRRLVISEATVKTHLLRLFAKLDVNDRTRAVVVAMERGLLRRP, encoded by the coding sequence ATGAACGAGGGAACGACGCTGCGGGTCGTCGTGGTCGACGACCACACCGTCATGCGGGCCGGGGTGGTGGCCCTGCTGGCCGGGGAGGACGGCATCGAGATCGTCGGCGAGGCGGGCGACGGCCGCGCCGCCCTCGACCTCGTCGAACGGCACGACCCCGACGTGGCCCTCGTCGACCTGCGGATGCCGGTCCTCGACGGGGTCACGACGACGACCGAGATCGTCGCACGGCACCCGCGCACCCGGGTACTGATCCTGACGACGTACGACACGGACGCGGACATCGAGCGCGGGGTGGAGGCCGGCGCCATCGGCTATCTGCTCAAGGACACCACGCGCGAGCAGCTCGTCGACGCGATCCGGGCGGCGGCACGCGGTGAGACGGTGCTCGCGCCCCGGGTGGCGGAGAAGCTGGTCGCCCGGATGCGGCGCCCGGTGCAGGAGGGGCTGACCGCCCGGGAGACGGACGTCCTCGGCGCGGTCGCCGACGGGCTGACCAACGCCGAGATCGGCCGGCGCCTCGTCATCTCCGAGGCCACCGTCAAGACGCATCTGCTGCGCCTGTTCGCCAAGCTCGACGTCAACGACCGGACCCGGGCGGTGGTGGTGGCCATGGAGCGGGGGCTGTTGCGCCGGCCGTGA